A window from Pyrococcus yayanosii CH1 encodes these proteins:
- the glmS gene encoding glutamine--fructose-6-phosphate transaminase (isomerizing) — MCGIIGYIGPRRACEVLVEGLKRLEYRGYDSAGIATEHGGILYVKKGAGKIGELAEKLRFLELPGNRGIGHTRWATHGIPNDINAHPQLDCTGKIAVVHNGIIENYLELKDELLRRGHVFRSDTDTEVIAHLIEESLRQFKNFEEAFRVALLRLRGSFAVAVLFADDREHLYVARKDSPLIIGVGNGETFVASDIPAFLAYTNRAIFLDDGEYAIIARDSFVVKDIVTGRAKEKRIHEIGWTLEMAEKGGYEHFMLKEIFEQPKAIKEAIYGNAEVVERVAEEVAEYERIIFVGMGTSYHAALVGKYLFQRLAKKIPIVEDASEFRYEFEDLIDDKTLVIAITQSGETADTVAAIKLAKGSGAKVLSIVNVVGSLATRIADLTLYTHAGPEIGVAATKTYTTQLTVLSMLAMALARKLGTADEGLLKELEAELRRMPEYVDAVLRLDDKIKGLAEKLREKRDFFYIGRGISYPTALEGALKIKEIAYVHAEGLSAGELKHGPLALIEDGVPVVALAPSGKVFEKMLSNIEEARARGAYVVALGDDIRLSEVAQEFLRMPQVNELLSPIVYVIPLQLLAYHLAVLKGNDPDRPRNLAKSVTVE, encoded by the coding sequence ATGTGCGGCATCATTGGCTACATAGGGCCGAGGAGGGCCTGTGAGGTTCTCGTGGAGGGTCTTAAGAGACTTGAGTACAGGGGGTATGACTCGGCGGGCATAGCCACGGAGCACGGGGGGATTCTTTACGTAAAAAAGGGCGCTGGAAAGATAGGAGAGCTTGCAGAGAAGCTCCGCTTTCTTGAACTCCCCGGAAACAGGGGCATCGGGCACACACGCTGGGCCACCCATGGCATTCCCAACGACATCAATGCTCACCCTCAGCTTGACTGTACCGGAAAGATAGCAGTCGTCCACAACGGCATAATCGAGAACTATCTCGAGCTCAAGGATGAATTGCTCAGGAGGGGCCACGTCTTCAGGAGCGACACGGACACGGAGGTCATCGCGCACCTAATCGAGGAGAGCCTCAGGCAGTTCAAAAACTTCGAGGAAGCGTTTCGTGTTGCCTTGCTCAGGCTCAGAGGTTCCTTTGCCGTAGCCGTTCTCTTCGCAGACGACCGGGAGCACCTATACGTGGCGAGAAAGGACAGCCCCCTGATAATAGGAGTGGGGAATGGTGAGACTTTCGTTGCGAGCGACATACCAGCCTTCCTTGCCTACACGAACAGGGCTATCTTCCTCGACGACGGAGAATATGCGATTATTGCGAGGGACTCCTTTGTTGTCAAGGACATCGTGACGGGGAGGGCCAAGGAGAAAAGGATCCACGAGATAGGGTGGACCCTTGAGATGGCCGAGAAGGGAGGCTATGAGCACTTCATGCTGAAGGAAATTTTCGAACAGCCGAAAGCGATAAAGGAGGCCATTTATGGCAACGCCGAGGTTGTGGAGAGGGTCGCGGAGGAGGTAGCAGAATACGAGCGGATAATTTTCGTCGGCATGGGAACTTCATACCATGCGGCCCTCGTCGGGAAGTATCTCTTCCAGCGCCTCGCCAAGAAAATCCCCATCGTTGAGGATGCCAGCGAGTTTCGCTACGAGTTCGAGGACCTCATAGACGATAAGACCCTCGTGATCGCCATAACCCAGAGCGGCGAAACTGCTGACACCGTGGCGGCAATAAAGCTCGCGAAGGGGAGTGGAGCGAAGGTCCTGTCGATAGTTAACGTCGTCGGCAGCTTGGCGACGCGCATAGCAGACTTGACACTCTACACCCATGCGGGGCCCGAGATAGGCGTGGCCGCGACGAAGACCTACACTACCCAGCTGACCGTGCTGAGCATGTTGGCAATGGCCCTCGCGAGAAAGCTTGGAACAGCCGACGAAGGACTTTTGAAGGAACTTGAGGCCGAGCTTAGGAGGATGCCCGAGTACGTTGACGCCGTTCTGAGGCTCGACGACAAGATTAAGGGACTTGCCGAGAAGCTCAGGGAGAAGAGGGACTTCTTCTACATAGGCAGGGGGATCTCTTACCCCACGGCCCTCGAGGGGGCCCTGAAGATAAAGGAGATAGCCTACGTCCACGCCGAGGGCCTGAGCGCCGGGGAGCTGAAGCACGGGCCCCTCGCTCTGATAGAAGATGGCGTGCCAGTCGTCGCGTTGGCGCCGAGCGGAAAGGTCTTCGAGAAGATGCTCTCCAATATAGAGGAGGCGAGAGCGCGCGGGGCTTACGTGGTTGCCCTCGGCGACGACATAAGGCTTTCCGAAGTAGCTCAAGAATTCCTCAGGATGCCCCAAGTTAATGAGCTTCTCAGCCCGATAGTTTACGTGATTCCGCTCCAGCTCCTCGCGTATCACCTGGCCGTTTTGAAGGGTAACGACCCCGACAGGCCGAGAAACCTCGCTAAGTCCGTGACGGTTGAGTGA